A genomic stretch from Methanofastidiosum sp. includes:
- a CDS encoding CBS domain-containing protein, giving the protein MLDVPLSKVIKRDIILMKPKDTVSNAARVMTKDNSNAVVVVDEGEPVGIVSERDILREVVSKKKKPSEITLEQIMTSPVVTISSGKMIRDASELITQEKIRNLVVIDEGIPVAIITPRDILSLSFEEWRFEPDDSVIATPPPEGGICEMCGTYTSALKLVNGQFVCDDCKEIMEEENY; this is encoded by the coding sequence ATGCTTGATGTACCTCTATCAAAAGTAATAAAACGTGACATAATCCTGATGAAACCCAAAGACACTGTTTCAAACGCAGCCAGAGTAATGACAAAAGACAATTCTAATGCAGTAGTTGTAGTTGATGAAGGTGAACCTGTTGGTATAGTCTCTGAGAGGGATATATTAAGAGAGGTTGTATCAAAAAAGAAAAAACCTTCAGAAATAACTCTAGAACAAATAATGACTTCACCTGTTGTTACAATTAGTAGTGGCAAGATGATAAGAGATGCCTCAGAATTGATAACTCAAGAGAAGATTAGAAATTTGGTAGTTATTGATGAGGGTATACCGGTGGCAATAATTACGCCAAGAGATATATTGTCATTATCTTTTGAAGAGTGGAGATTCGAGCCTGATGATAGCGTTATCGCCACACCCCCTCCTGAAGGCGGGATTTGTGAGATGTGTGGTACCTATACGTCCGCACTAAAACTTGTCAATGGACAGTTTGTATGTGACGATTGCAAGGAAATCATGGAAGAAGAGAACTATTAA